In Streptomyces hawaiiensis, one genomic interval encodes:
- a CDS encoding NAD(P)H-binding protein, with the protein MRIVIAGGHGQIALRLERLLAARGDEVAGLIRKAEQAEDLRQAGAEPVVLDLESASVDEVAERLRGADAAVFAAGAGPGSGVARKDTVDKAAAVLFADAAVKAGVRRFVIVSSMGADPGHQGDEIFDVYLRAKGDADAYVRGLDALDWTILRPGQLTDDAGTGLVRLEARTGRGPIPRDDVAAVLAELVDTPATAGLTLELISGSAPVSVAVKSVAGN; encoded by the coding sequence ATGCGCATTGTCATCGCTGGTGGTCATGGTCAGATCGCGTTGCGGCTGGAGCGGCTGCTCGCCGCACGCGGGGACGAGGTGGCGGGACTCATCCGCAAGGCCGAGCAGGCCGAGGATCTGCGGCAGGCCGGTGCCGAACCGGTCGTGCTCGACCTGGAGTCGGCGTCCGTGGACGAGGTCGCGGAACGGCTCAGGGGTGCCGACGCCGCGGTCTTCGCGGCGGGCGCGGGCCCGGGCAGCGGGGTGGCCCGCAAGGACACGGTGGACAAGGCCGCGGCGGTCCTCTTCGCGGACGCGGCGGTGAAGGCGGGCGTCCGGCGCTTCGTGATCGTGTCGTCCATGGGCGCCGACCCGGGCCACCAGGGCGACGAGATCTTCGACGTGTACCTGCGCGCGAAGGGCGATGCGGACGCCTACGTGCGCGGGCTGGACGCCCTGGACTGGACGATCCTGCGCCCCGGCCAGCTCACCGACGACGCGGGCACGGGTCTCGTACGCCTGGAGGCGCGCACGGGCCGCGGCCCGATCCCGCGCGACGACGTGGCGGCCGTGCTGGCGGAGCTGGTGGACACCCCCGCGACGGCCGGGCTCACTCTGGAGCTGATCAGTGGGTCGGCGCCGGTGTCCGTGGCGGTCAAGTCGGTGGCCGGGAACTGA
- a CDS encoding amidohydrolase family protein: MPDSRPQPPPPPSSSPGPADPSSLLLCGARLTDGRTVDVRLGGGRIEAVGTAGSLGAVGTRACGARVDLSGYLLLPAPAEPHAHADTALSADAEGPVSYEPQDVQRRATEAALLQLGHGATATRAHVRVGDVQGLGALAAVLQARRALRGLAELTTVAMPRVLTGVAGADGLAMLRDAVKMGASVVGGRPDLDPDPTGYVEAVLEVASEHGCPVDLHTDADDPARLARLAAMAGGLRPGVTLSPCGDLGRLPSEVASRTAGQLAAAGVAVVCLPQGGCGGVDRRGAAPVRLLRAAGVRVAAGSGALRDVSNPVGRGDPLEAAFLLASRCGLSPEEAYDAVSSSARAVLGLPEVRVEAGFPAELLAVRGDRLAGVLSLAYSRIVVHQGRVVARTSAVREYCGSAASVELGLPRQGRGEVP, encoded by the coding sequence ATGCCCGACAGCCGGCCGCAGCCGCCACCGCCCCCGTCGTCCTCGCCGGGTCCGGCCGACCCGTCGTCGCTGCTGCTGTGCGGAGCACGGCTCACGGACGGCCGGACCGTGGACGTACGGCTGGGCGGCGGGCGCATCGAGGCGGTCGGCACGGCCGGCAGCCTGGGGGCGGTCGGCACGCGCGCGTGCGGGGCGCGCGTGGACCTCAGCGGCTATCTGCTGCTGCCGGCCCCGGCCGAGCCGCATGCCCACGCCGACACGGCCCTGTCGGCCGACGCCGAGGGGCCGGTCTCCTACGAGCCGCAGGACGTGCAGCGCCGGGCGACGGAGGCCGCGCTGCTCCAGCTCGGGCACGGGGCGACGGCGACACGGGCGCACGTGCGCGTGGGGGACGTCCAGGGACTGGGCGCGCTGGCGGCCGTGCTCCAGGCGCGCCGGGCGCTGCGCGGGCTGGCGGAGCTGACGACGGTGGCGATGCCCCGGGTGCTGACCGGGGTGGCCGGTGCGGACGGGCTGGCGATGCTGCGGGACGCGGTGAAGATGGGCGCCTCGGTGGTGGGCGGCCGGCCGGACCTCGACCCTGATCCGACGGGGTACGTGGAGGCGGTCCTGGAGGTGGCCTCCGAGCACGGCTGCCCCGTCGACCTGCACACGGACGCCGACGACCCGGCCCGGCTGGCCCGGCTCGCGGCGATGGCGGGCGGACTGCGCCCCGGGGTGACCCTCAGCCCGTGCGGCGACCTGGGCCGGCTGCCCTCCGAGGTGGCCTCGCGGACGGCCGGCCAACTCGCGGCGGCCGGGGTGGCGGTGGTGTGCCTGCCGCAGGGCGGTTGCGGCGGCGTCGACCGGCGCGGGGCGGCTCCGGTACGGCTGCTGCGCGCGGCCGGGGTGCGGGTGGCCGCCGGGAGCGGGGCGCTGCGGGACGTGTCCAACCCGGTGGGGCGCGGCGACCCACTGGAGGCGGCCTTCTTGCTGGCGTCGCGTTGCGGGCTGTCCCCCGAAGAGGCATACGACGCGGTGAGTTCCTCGGCACGGGCGGTGCTGGGGCTGCCCGAGGTGCGGGTGGAGGCGGGTTTCCCGGCCGAGCTGCTCGCGGTGCGCGGGGACCGGCTCGCGGGGGTGCTGTCCCTGGCGTACAGCCGGATCGTCGTGCATCAGGGGCGCGTGGTGGCGCGGACCAGCGCGGTGCGGGAGTACTGCGGTTCGGCGGCCTCGGTGGAGCTGGGGCTGCCGCGGCAGGGGCGGGGCGAAGTGCCGTAA
- the rpmG gene encoding 50S ribosomal protein L33 has product MAATDVRPKITLACVECKERNYITKKNRRNNPDRLEMKKHCPRCNAHTAHRETR; this is encoded by the coding sequence GTGGCTGCCACCGACGTCCGCCCGAAGATCACGCTGGCCTGCGTGGAGTGCAAGGAGCGGAACTACATCACCAAGAAGAACCGGCGTAACAACCCGGATCGTCTTGAGATGAAGAAGCACTGCCCGCGTTGCAATGCGCACACCGCGCACCGCGAAACGCGATAA
- a CDS encoding MaoC family dehydratase N-terminal domain-containing protein produces MALDQSFVGRTYPPTAPYEVGREKIREFAEAVGDASPAYTDTEAAKALGHPDVIAPPTFVFAITFKAAGQVVQDPQLGLDYSRVVHGDQKFAYRRPVRAGDRLTVTSTIEAVKSLAGNDIVDIRGEVHDEAGEHVVTAWTKLVARAAEEA; encoded by the coding sequence ATGGCGCTCGACCAGTCCTTCGTGGGGCGGACGTACCCGCCCACCGCGCCTTACGAGGTGGGGCGGGAGAAGATCCGCGAGTTCGCCGAGGCGGTCGGGGACGCCAGCCCGGCGTACACGGACACGGAGGCCGCCAAGGCACTCGGGCACCCCGACGTGATCGCCCCGCCGACCTTCGTCTTCGCGATCACCTTCAAGGCCGCCGGCCAGGTCGTCCAGGACCCGCAGCTCGGCCTGGACTACAGCCGCGTGGTGCACGGCGACCAGAAGTTCGCCTATCGCCGCCCGGTCCGCGCCGGTGACCGGCTCACGGTGACCTCGACCATCGAGGCCGTCAAGTCCCTCGCGGGCAACGACATCGTGGACATCCGTGGCGAGGTGCACGACGAGGCCGGAGAGCACGTCGTGACCGCCTGGACCAAGCTCGTGGCCCGCGCGGCCGAGGAGGCGTGA
- a CDS encoding MaoC family dehydratase, protein MTAKISYADVEVGTELPAQTFPVTRETLVRYAGASGDFNPIHWNEKFAKEVGLPDVIAHGMFTMAEAIRVVTDWTGDPGAVVEYGVRFTKPVVVPNDGQGAVIEVAGKVAAKLDDNTVRVDLTATSAGQKVLGMSRAVVRLA, encoded by the coding sequence ATGACCGCGAAGATCTCCTACGCCGACGTCGAGGTCGGCACCGAACTGCCCGCGCAGACCTTCCCCGTGACCCGCGAGACCCTCGTCCGGTACGCGGGCGCCTCCGGCGACTTCAACCCGATCCACTGGAACGAGAAGTTCGCCAAGGAGGTCGGCCTGCCGGACGTCATCGCGCACGGCATGTTCACCATGGCCGAGGCGATCCGCGTGGTCACCGACTGGACCGGCGACCCGGGCGCGGTCGTCGAGTACGGCGTCCGCTTCACCAAGCCGGTCGTCGTCCCGAACGACGGCCAGGGCGCTGTGATCGAGGTCGCCGGCAAGGTCGCCGCCAAGCTCGACGACAACACGGTCCGCGTGGACCTGACGGCGACCAGCGCAGGGCAGAAGGTGCTGGGCATGTCCAGGGCGGTCGTGCGGCTGGCCTGA
- a CDS encoding TetR/AcrR family transcriptional regulator: MARMSAEERRESVIRAATTEFARGGYHGTSTEAIARRVGVSQPYLFRLFPGKKAIFLAAAQRCVEESIRAFAEAAEGLEGEEAQHAMANAYTKVIAERPERLMMQMQMYVAVAAAEQEGDHEFGESVRAGWMRLWDTVHGPLGADVKETTTFLAYGMLINCLLGMGFPPEHRVWEGLYPSAKLTGRLEA; this comes from the coding sequence ATGGCCAGGATGAGTGCGGAAGAGCGGCGCGAGAGCGTCATCCGGGCGGCGACGACCGAGTTCGCCCGCGGCGGTTACCACGGCACCTCGACCGAGGCGATCGCCCGACGGGTCGGCGTCTCGCAGCCGTACCTCTTCCGACTCTTCCCGGGCAAGAAGGCGATCTTCCTGGCGGCGGCTCAGCGCTGCGTCGAGGAGTCGATCCGTGCCTTCGCGGAGGCCGCCGAGGGCTTGGAGGGTGAAGAGGCCCAGCACGCCATGGCGAACGCGTACACCAAGGTCATCGCGGAACGGCCCGAGCGGCTGATGATGCAGATGCAGATGTACGTCGCCGTGGCAGCCGCCGAGCAGGAGGGCGACCACGAATTCGGTGAATCGGTCCGGGCCGGCTGGATGCGGCTGTGGGACACCGTCCACGGGCCGCTGGGTGCCGACGTCAAAGAGACGACGACCTTCCTGGCGTACGGAATGCTCATCAACTGTCTGCTGGGAATGGGCTTCCCTCCCGAGCACCGCGTCTGGGAGGGGCTGTACCCGTCGGCGAAGCTCACGGGCCGGCTGGAGGCGTGA
- a CDS encoding MFS transporter: MSHQTARRGGAAWALVITSVAGFMAALDNLVVTTALPSIREDLGGGLHDLEWTVSAYTLTFAVLLMFGAALGDRFGRRRLFIAGLTVFTGASAAAALAPGIDSLIAARAVQGAGAAVMMPLTLTLLTAAVPAAKRGMAYGIWGAVNGLAVASGPLVGGTLTEHISWQWIFWLNVPLGLALLPLARLRLAESHGTGASLDIPGTLLASGGLFGIVYGLVRGPVDGWTGPFVLTGLFAGSALLAGFVLYSTRAKNPMLPMRLFRSRAFAGINAASLLMFLGMFGSIFLLSQYMQGVLGYSPTEAGLRMLPWTGMPMLVAPIAGILADRIGGRPVVAAGLFLQALGLGYMAVVATADASYAAQLPALIVSGIGMALFFAPASHLVMSSVRPSEQGIASGANNALREVGGALGIAVMASIFAAQGGYETGQTFVDGMRPALVTGSAVVALAGIAALLIPTRRRAERQAASAEPAPVLETAAH, translated from the coding sequence ATGTCACACCAGACCGCACGTCGCGGGGGAGCCGCCTGGGCCCTCGTCATCACCAGCGTCGCCGGATTCATGGCGGCCCTCGACAACCTCGTCGTCACCACCGCCCTGCCCTCCATCCGCGAGGACCTCGGCGGAGGACTGCACGACCTGGAATGGACCGTGAGCGCCTACACGCTCACCTTCGCCGTCCTGCTGATGTTCGGCGCGGCCCTCGGTGACCGCTTCGGCCGCCGCCGGCTCTTCATCGCGGGACTCACCGTCTTCACCGGTGCCTCCGCTGCCGCGGCCCTGGCGCCCGGCATCGACTCCCTCATCGCCGCCCGCGCGGTCCAGGGCGCCGGCGCGGCCGTGATGATGCCGCTGACGCTCACCCTGCTGACCGCCGCCGTGCCCGCCGCCAAGCGCGGCATGGCGTACGGCATCTGGGGCGCCGTCAACGGACTCGCCGTCGCCTCCGGACCGCTCGTCGGCGGCACCCTCACCGAACACATCTCCTGGCAGTGGATCTTCTGGCTGAACGTCCCGCTGGGCCTGGCCCTGCTGCCCCTCGCCCGCCTCCGCCTCGCCGAGTCCCACGGCACCGGAGCCTCGCTCGACATCCCCGGCACCCTGCTCGCCAGCGGCGGCCTCTTCGGCATCGTCTACGGCCTGGTCCGCGGCCCGGTCGACGGCTGGACCGGCCCCTTCGTCCTGACGGGTCTGTTCGCGGGCTCCGCGCTGCTCGCCGGATTCGTCCTCTACAGCACACGCGCCAAGAACCCCATGCTCCCGATGCGGCTGTTCCGCTCCCGGGCCTTCGCCGGCATCAACGCCGCGAGCCTGCTGATGTTCCTCGGCATGTTCGGCTCGATCTTCCTGCTCAGCCAGTACATGCAGGGCGTCCTCGGCTACTCGCCCACCGAGGCGGGGCTCAGGATGCTGCCCTGGACCGGCATGCCGATGCTGGTCGCCCCGATCGCCGGCATCCTGGCCGACCGCATCGGGGGCCGCCCGGTCGTCGCCGCGGGACTCTTCCTGCAGGCCCTGGGCCTCGGCTACATGGCGGTGGTGGCCACGGCCGACGCCTCCTACGCGGCCCAGCTGCCCGCCCTGATCGTCAGCGGCATCGGAATGGCGCTGTTCTTCGCCCCCGCCTCGCACCTGGTGATGTCCAGCGTGCGGCCGTCGGAGCAGGGCATCGCCTCCGGCGCCAACAACGCCCTGCGCGAGGTGGGCGGGGCGCTCGGCATCGCCGTCATGGCGTCGATCTTCGCGGCCCAGGGCGGTTACGAGACCGGCCAGACCTTCGTCGACGGCATGCGGCCGGCCCTGGTGACGGGCTCCGCGGTGGTCGCCCTCGCCGGCATCGCCGCCCTGCTGATACCGACCCGGCGGCGCGCCGAGCGGCAGGCGGCCTCGGCCGAGCCTGCACCGGTACTGGAGACGGCCGCCCACTGA
- a CDS encoding DUF3291 domain-containing protein: MPTLPWTVPNTPPRDTEVHVFASRFETRTLWGALKFLAGTPAVWRQVRQSPGAYGATLKAKPLERTFWTLSAWESKDALHAFVRAGAHGPASRGLAPQMRDSAFTTWQVNSDELPLPWSEALRRLP, encoded by the coding sequence ATGCCGACCCTTCCCTGGACCGTCCCGAACACCCCGCCCCGGGACACCGAGGTGCACGTCTTCGCCTCTCGCTTCGAGACCCGCACGCTGTGGGGAGCCCTGAAGTTCCTCGCCGGGACGCCCGCCGTCTGGCGGCAGGTCCGCCAAAGCCCCGGCGCCTATGGAGCGACCCTCAAGGCGAAGCCCCTCGAACGGACCTTCTGGACCCTGTCGGCCTGGGAGTCCAAGGACGCGCTCCACGCCTTCGTCCGCGCGGGTGCCCACGGCCCCGCCTCCCGGGGCCTCGCCCCGCAGATGAGGGACTCGGCCTTCACCACATGGCAGGTGAACAGCGACGAACTCCCGCTGCCCTGGTCCGAGGCACTCCGCCGCCTGCCCTGA
- a CDS encoding UDP-N-acetylmuramate dehydrogenase, with product MQELHDAPLAPLTTFRLGGPATRLITATTDDEVIAAVREADETGTPLLLIGGGSNLVIGDKGFEGTALVIATKGFFLDGTTLELAAGEIWTDAVARTVEAGLAGIECLAGIPGSAGATPIQNVGAYGQEVSSTITEVVAYDRRTGDTVTLASEDCAFSYRHSRFKSDPERYVVLRVRFCLEDADGFSAPLRYAETARALGVEAGDRVPLAQARETVLKLRAGKGMVLDPEDHDTWSAGSFFTNPILTDTDFATFRARVRERLGDGVEPPAYPAADGHTKTSAAWLIDKAGFTKGYGAGPARISTKHTLALTNRGSATTEDLLALAREVVTGVREAFGITLVNEPVTVGVSL from the coding sequence GTGCAGGAACTCCACGACGCCCCCCTCGCCCCCCTGACGACCTTCCGGCTGGGCGGCCCCGCGACCCGGCTGATCACCGCCACGACGGACGACGAGGTGATCGCCGCCGTCCGCGAAGCCGACGAGACGGGCACCCCGCTGCTGCTCATCGGCGGCGGCTCGAACCTCGTCATCGGCGACAAGGGCTTCGAAGGCACGGCCCTCGTCATCGCCACCAAGGGCTTCTTCCTCGACGGCACGACGCTGGAGCTGGCCGCGGGCGAGATCTGGACCGACGCCGTCGCCCGCACGGTCGAGGCGGGCCTGGCCGGCATCGAGTGCCTGGCCGGCATCCCCGGCTCGGCGGGCGCGACGCCCATCCAGAACGTGGGGGCGTACGGCCAGGAGGTGTCCTCCACGATCACCGAGGTCGTCGCCTACGACCGCCGCACCGGCGACACGGTCACCCTGGCCAGCGAGGACTGCGCCTTCTCCTACCGCCACAGCCGCTTCAAGTCCGACCCCGAGCGCTACGTGGTCCTGCGCGTCCGCTTCTGCCTGGAGGACGCCGACGGTTTCTCCGCCCCTCTCCGGTACGCCGAGACGGCCCGCGCCCTCGGTGTGGAAGCGGGCGACCGCGTCCCGCTCGCGCAGGCCCGTGAGACGGTGCTCAAGCTGCGCGCCGGCAAGGGCATGGTCCTGGACCCCGAGGACCACGACACCTGGTCGGCCGGCTCCTTCTTCACCAACCCGATCCTCACGGACACGGACTTCGCGACGTTCCGCGCGCGCGTGCGTGAGCGGCTCGGCGACGGGGTGGAACCCCCCGCGTACCCGGCCGCCGACGGCCACACCAAGACCTCCGCGGCCTGGCTGATCGACAAGGCGGGCTTCACCAAGGGGTACGGCGCCGGCCCCGCCCGTATCTCCACGAAGCACACCCTGGCGCTCACGAACCGGGGGAGTGCCACGACGGAGGATCTCCTCGCCCTGGCCCGCGAGGTCGTGACCGGCGTCCGCGAGGCCTTCGGCATCACCCTCGTCAACGAGCCGGTGACGGTCGGCGTCAGCCTCTGA
- a CDS encoding NAD(P)-dependent oxidoreductase has protein sequence MKLTVFGATGGVGQEIVRQALRAGHQVTAVVRDPARLEVTGPGLDVVRADLTDEETVRPAVAGRDAVLSGLGARSRKDAGIATRLTRTVLGAMETEGVRRLLVVSAAPLGPAPEQDGPLDRAVRGVVSAVFKDIYADLRAMEEEIARSATDWTVVRPPRLQDRPVTGKYRVVVGGSPAKGRSLGRADVAHAMLAMTGDPATVKQGVGIAY, from the coding sequence GTGAAGCTGACTGTTTTCGGTGCCACCGGCGGGGTCGGACAGGAGATCGTGCGCCAGGCGCTGAGAGCCGGCCATCAGGTCACGGCCGTCGTGCGGGATCCCGCACGGCTGGAGGTGACCGGCCCGGGGCTGGACGTGGTCCGTGCGGATCTGACGGACGAAGAGACGGTGCGTCCGGCCGTGGCCGGGCGTGATGCCGTGTTGTCGGGGCTCGGCGCCCGCAGCCGCAAGGACGCCGGCATCGCGACCCGGCTGACCCGCACGGTGCTGGGCGCGATGGAGACGGAGGGGGTTCGCCGACTGCTCGTCGTCAGCGCCGCGCCGCTCGGGCCCGCGCCGGAGCAGGACGGTCCGCTCGACCGGGCCGTGCGCGGCGTCGTCTCCGCCGTGTTCAAGGACATCTATGCCGATCTGCGCGCGATGGAAGAGGAGATCGCCCGTAGTGCGACCGACTGGACGGTGGTGCGGCCGCCGCGGTTGCAGGACCGGCCCGTCACCGGGAAGTACCGGGTGGTCGTCGGCGGGTCCCCGGCCAAGGGCCGCTCCCTGGGGAGGGCCGACGTCGCGCACGCGATGCTGGCGATGACCGGCGACCCGGCCACCGTGAAGCAGGGCGTCGGCATCGCCTACTGA
- a CDS encoding TetR/AcrR family transcriptional regulator: protein MQPPAPKPARERVLDAAHQLMLTVGLARATTKEIARAAGCSEAALYKHFASKEDLFIRVLTERLPQLTPLLNGLATEHGGGTVEENLTEIARQAALFYEQSFPIAASLYAETQLKRRHDEAMREMGKGPHLPIEGLDAYLRAEQAAGRVRADADTFAAASLLMGACAQRAFAYDVTAERPPAHTFAARLARTLLAGIGV from the coding sequence ATGCAGCCACCGGCACCCAAGCCGGCCCGGGAGCGCGTCCTGGACGCCGCCCACCAGTTGATGCTCACCGTCGGACTGGCCCGCGCCACGACGAAGGAGATCGCCCGCGCCGCGGGTTGTTCCGAGGCCGCGCTCTACAAGCACTTCGCGAGCAAGGAGGACCTGTTCATCCGCGTTCTCACGGAACGGCTGCCGCAGCTGACCCCCTTGCTGAACGGCCTGGCCACCGAGCACGGCGGCGGCACGGTGGAAGAGAACCTCACCGAGATCGCCCGCCAGGCGGCCCTGTTCTACGAGCAGAGCTTTCCGATCGCGGCGTCGCTGTACGCCGAGACGCAGCTCAAGCGGCGCCATGACGAGGCGATGCGGGAGATGGGGAAGGGGCCGCATCTGCCGATCGAGGGGCTGGACGCGTATCTGCGGGCCGAGCAGGCCGCCGGGCGGGTCCGGGCCGACGCGGACACCTTCGCCGCCGCCTCGCTGCTGATGGGGGCGTGCGCGCAGCGGGCCTTCGCGTACGACGTGACGGCCGAACGGCCCCCGGCGCACACGTTCGCCGCGAGACTGGCCCGTACGCTCCTGGCCGGTATCGGCGTCTGA
- a CDS encoding adenosine deaminase → MERVRDVSELPKAHLHLHFTGSMRPSTVLELADKYGVRLPDALSEALTSGEPPSLRATDERGWFRFQRLYDAARSCLREPEDIQRLVREAAEEDLRDGSGWLEIQVDPTSYAPRLGGLIPALEIILDAVDTTSRETGLGMRVLVAANRMKHPLDARTLARLATRYADRGVVGFGLSNDERRGMARDFDRAFGIAREAGLLSAPHGGELAGPSSVRDCLDDLGANRVGHGVRAAEDPRLMKRLADRQVTCEVCPASNVALGVYEKQEDVPLRTLFEAGVPLALGADDPLLFGSRLAAQYEIARRHHGFTDAELAEVARQSVRGSAAPEDVKTKLLAGVDDWLAS, encoded by the coding sequence ATGGAGCGTGTACGTGATGTCTCTGAGCTGCCGAAAGCCCATCTGCACCTGCACTTCACCGGGTCGATGCGGCCCTCGACCGTGCTGGAACTGGCCGACAAGTACGGCGTCCGGCTGCCTGACGCGCTGAGTGAGGCGCTGACCAGCGGGGAACCGCCGAGCCTGCGGGCGACGGACGAACGGGGCTGGTTCCGCTTTCAGCGGCTGTACGACGCGGCGCGCTCGTGTCTGCGGGAGCCGGAGGACATCCAGCGGCTGGTGCGGGAGGCCGCGGAGGAGGATCTGCGGGACGGGTCGGGGTGGCTGGAGATCCAGGTCGACCCCACGTCGTACGCGCCGCGGCTGGGCGGGCTGATCCCGGCGCTGGAGATCATCCTGGACGCGGTGGACACGACGTCGCGGGAGACCGGGCTCGGGATGCGGGTGCTGGTCGCGGCGAACCGGATGAAGCACCCGCTGGACGCGCGGACGCTGGCGCGGCTGGCGACGCGGTACGCCGACCGGGGCGTGGTCGGGTTCGGGCTGTCGAACGACGAGCGGCGGGGGATGGCGCGGGACTTCGACCGGGCGTTCGGGATCGCGCGTGAGGCCGGGTTGCTGTCGGCGCCGCACGGGGGTGAGCTGGCGGGGCCCTCGTCGGTGCGGGACTGTCTGGACGACCTGGGGGCGAACCGGGTGGGACACGGGGTGCGGGCGGCGGAGGATCCGCGGCTGATGAAGCGGCTGGCCGACCGGCAGGTGACGTGCGAGGTGTGCCCGGCGTCGAACGTGGCGCTCGGGGTGTACGAGAAGCAGGAGGACGTGCCGCTGCGGACGTTGTTCGAGGCGGGGGTGCCGTTGGCGCTGGGCGCGGACGATCCGTTGCTGTTCGGGTCCCGGTTGGCGGCGCAGTACGAGATCGCGCGGCGGCATCACGGGTTCACGGACGCGGAGCTGGCGGAGGTGGCCCGGCAGTCGGTCCGGGGGTCGGCGGCGCCGGAGGATGTGAAGACGAAGCTGCTGGCGGGGGTGGACGACTGGCTGGCGTCGTAG
- a CDS encoding pyridoxal phosphate-dependent aminotransferase produces the protein MSPATPPTERRVSARVGAISESATLAVDAKAKALKAAGRPVIGFGAGEPDFPTPDYIVQAAIEACKNPKYHRYTPAGGLPELKAAIAAKTLRDSGYEPDVSEILVTNGGKQAIYEAFAAILDPGDEVIVPAPYWTTYPESIRLAGGVPVEVVADETTGYRVTVEQLEAARTEKTKVVLFVSPSNPTGAVYSEQETEAIGHWAVEHGLWVLTDEIYEHLVYGDASAVSLPAVLPELRDKCVVVNGVAKTYAMTGWRVGWIIGPKDVVKAATNLQSHATSNVSNVAQAAALAAVSGDLDAVATMREAFDRRRKTIVRMLNEIDGVVCPEPEGAFYAYPSVKALVGKEIRGRRPKDTVELAALILEESEVAVVPGEAFGTPGYLRLSYALGDEDLVEGVSRIQKLLAEARD, from the coding sequence ATGAGCCCTGCAACCCCTCCGACCGAGCGCCGGGTCTCCGCCCGAGTCGGCGCGATCTCCGAGTCCGCCACCCTCGCCGTGGACGCCAAGGCCAAGGCCCTGAAGGCCGCCGGGCGGCCGGTGATCGGCTTCGGCGCCGGTGAGCCCGACTTCCCGACCCCGGACTACATCGTCCAGGCCGCGATCGAGGCCTGCAAGAACCCGAAGTACCACCGCTACACGCCGGCCGGCGGCCTGCCCGAGCTGAAGGCCGCGATCGCCGCGAAGACGCTGCGCGACTCCGGCTACGAGCCCGACGTCTCGGAGATCCTGGTCACCAACGGTGGCAAGCAGGCCATCTACGAGGCCTTCGCCGCGATCCTCGACCCGGGCGACGAGGTCATCGTGCCCGCGCCGTACTGGACGACGTACCCGGAGTCGATCCGGCTGGCCGGGGGCGTCCCGGTGGAGGTCGTCGCCGACGAGACGACCGGCTACCGGGTGACCGTCGAGCAGCTGGAGGCGGCCCGTACGGAGAAGACGAAGGTCGTCCTGTTCGTCTCGCCGTCCAACCCGACCGGCGCGGTCTACAGCGAGCAGGAGACCGAGGCGATCGGCCACTGGGCCGTCGAGCACGGCCTGTGGGTGCTGACCGACGAGATCTACGAGCACCTCGTCTACGGCGACGCCTCCGCCGTGTCGCTGCCGGCGGTGCTGCCCGAGCTGCGCGACAAGTGCGTCGTGGTCAACGGTGTCGCGAAGACGTACGCGATGACCGGCTGGCGGGTCGGGTGGATCATCGGCCCGAAGGACGTCGTCAAGGCCGCGACGAACCTGCAGTCGCACGCCACGTCGAACGTGTCCAACGTCGCCCAGGCCGCCGCGCTGGCCGCGGTCTCCGGTGACCTGGACGCCGTGGCGACGATGCGTGAGGCCTTCGACCGGCGCCGCAAGACCATCGTGCGGATGCTGAACGAGATCGATGGTGTGGTGTGCCCGGAGCCGGAGGGCGCGTTCTACGCGTACCCGTCGGTGAAGGCGCTGGTCGGCAAGGAGATCCGGGGGCGGCGGCCCAAGGACACGGTCGAGCTGGCCGCGCTGATCCTGGAGGAGTCCGAGGTCGCGGTCGTACCCGGTGAGGCCTTCGGCACGCCGGGCTATCTGAGGCTGTCGTACGCGCTGGGGGACGAGGATCTGGTCGAGGGCGTGAGCCGGATCCAGAAGCTGCTGGCGGAGGCGCGGGACTGA
- the secE gene encoding preprotein translocase subunit SecE has protein sequence MTDAVGSIDMPDAQDEAPESKKTRKGGKRGKKGPLKRLALFYRQIVAELRKVVWPSRNQLTTYTTVVIIFVVIMIGLVTVIDYGLSNAAKYVFG, from the coding sequence GTGACGGACGCCGTGGGCTCCATCGACATGCCTGATGCCCAGGACGAAGCGCCGGAGTCCAAGAAGACCCGCAAGGGCGGCAAGCGCGGCAAGAAGGGCCCGCTGAAGCGCCTTGCCCTCTTCTACCGCCAGATCGTCGCGGAGCTGCGCAAGGTCGTCTGGCCGAGCCGCAACCAGCTGACGACCTACACGACCGTGGTGATCATCTTCGTGGTCATCATGATCGGCCTGGTCACCGTGATTGACTATGGGCTCAGCAACGCCGCCAAGTACGTGTTCGGCTGA